Part of the Helicobacter bilis genome is shown below.
ATCAGCAAATGGTGCGGCACACATTGAGCTAAAAAAGGGGGCAAAGCTAAGTGTTGGGATCTTCCTTGTAGGTGTGCTTTGCGTGGTGATTTATGCCACTTCAATATCTGATGTCGTGCGTAAGCCTATGCTAGATTCTGTTAGCAAAAATATCCCGGTATATGTGGATAAAGAGCTAGATTCTATAAAGAAAGAAGCTACTTCACTTTTAGCATTCAAAGATAGCGAACAAGCAAAGCTAGAAAAGCAAAACCTTATCGCACCGCTAGAATCTTTGAAAAAAGCCTATATAGATTCTATCCCTGCCATTAAGGCAAATCCAAATGAAGTGCAAAATCTTCAAAATGCCTTTGCCACTGCAAAAAGCGAGATAGATTCTATCACTAAAAATGAGCAGAATGAAAAAGCCATTGCATTAATAGAATCTAAGCTAGATTCATTAAGTAATGAGCTAGATTCTATCCTGCCAGACTTTGCGGCAAAAGATGGAATGTTAGCAAACTTGTCTGCAATGGTGAAAAACTATATTGACCCTGTGCGATTACCACGCGATGGGGCGATTATGAGCTTTATGCTGATGATTGCGACTTTGATTGTGATTTTCTGCAAGGTAGAAACGGGCAAACTGCTTGATGCAAGCACATTTAAAGCTGGAATGACAGCGTGTGTGTGCGTTTTAGGTGTGGCTTGGCTTGGCAATACTTTTGTTGATGGCTACAAAACAGAGATTGGCGAGTTAGCCGGTAAGCTTGTAAATCCTAAAGAGGGTGGCTATCCCGCACTTTTGGCAGTAGCCCTTTTCTTTGCGAGTATGTTGCTTTACTCACAAGCGGCTACGGCTAAGGCGATTATGCCAGTTGTGATTGCTGCACTCGGTATCACCGCTACAAATGCGGATTCTGCGTATATTTTGGTAGCAAGTTTTGCGGCTGTGTCGGCGTTATTTGTGCTTCCTACCTATCCAACGCTACTTGGAGCGGTGCAAATGGACGACACCGGCTCTACACGCATTGGCAAATTTGTCTTTAACCATAGCTTCATACTTCCGGGTATTATAGCTATCGTGTTTGCGGTGGCTTTGGGCTTTGTTGTTGCACCAATGTTTGCTTAAAACTACCCATTTAATTTAAAGTTTTGGGCTTATTGCGAAATGAGCCTAGCTTAAAAATAGAATCTATTGTTGCGATTCTAAGATACAAAATCTTGTATAAATACGCTTGATTTTTCGCCTACATGTAATGTGAGACACAATGGCTAAGGATACATAATGATTGTAAGGTTAAAGGGAAATATAGAAAAGCTTTTGCCAACGGGTGTAGAGCTAGAAGTCTCTGGCGTTACTTATATGGTTGAGATTTCATTGCTTACAAGTGCTGCTTTACAGAATAAAACACATGTAACACTTGAGATTGCTGAGATTATCCGCGAAGACTCCCATTTGTTGTATGGATTTGAGACACGCAGAGAACGAGAGGTATTTTTGCAACTCTTAAAGGTCAATGGTGTAGGCGCAAAAATTGCCTTAATGATTCTATCAAGCTATTCTGTGGAGCAGTTTCTTGCTATTGTGCAGACAAATAACCTTGCTGCATTAAAGAGTGTAAAAGGCATTGGTGCAAAGGTTGCTGGAAAAATCATGCTTGAATTAGCCGGATATACTCAAAGCATACAAACCCCAAATAATGTAAATGTGCAATTAGCCCATGAAGCTTTAGTTGCACTAGGCTTTAAAGATACGCAAATCACACAAGCCCTGCAAGGATTAAGCAATGAGATATTGCAAATGCCACCAAATGATATGGTAAAAGCCATATTGCAAACATTGGGTAAAAGCTAGATTCTATATACATATTTTAATGTTTCAATGATTTGTAACTACTACCTACTTTTTACAAAATTTGCTTGAATTTGTTTGTTTTTTTTGTTAAAATCACATGAGTATTTTTATTTGCTATTGCAAATATTTATCTTTTTTGGAGTGAGTGTAATGAGTGGTAAAAATTGGGGAATGAAATTAAAGGGCAAAGCTTTTATATTAAGTGGTATTTTGCTAAAACGGGTGCAGACAAAATACTTATGTGTCTCTGTATTTGGAACTACGCTATTGCTGTGTAATGTGGGGTATGCAGAGGAGAAGTGGCTGGAAGCTGGTGGAAGAAGCGATTGGACTGTTGTTTGTCATAGTTTTGCGTGTCATCTTGGTGGAGAGTCTGCATATGATAAACTAAGCATTTACGGTGGGGATGGAACCGGTAGCTATAATTTTTCAAGCATAAAGTTAGAAACAAATAATTTTGGAGGGGAAAGGGGACTTACTATTGAATCACATAACCCTCATAATGGAACAATCACGATAGATGATCTCTACACTTCTCATACTGGTGCAGTAGGTTTTGGTGGGAGTGTTAGTATTAATGCGAATACAAAAATCGGTGGTTTAGCACATAATAATGCGGGTGGTGGCACAACCCTAACCGTGAATGTGGGGCGAGAAGTGAGTGTTGGGAAACTAGGCGGACAAAATCCCACTGCTATCTCGGTACAATTTACAAAAAATTTAGAAATAGATAGAGTATCTTTTAATCAAAATGGACTTGCTGGTTCTCAAGGTAAAATCAACCTAAATGCAAAAAATGTTACGATTGGTAAAGCTGCTGGTAGATTATCGCAGGTTTTAAACGTCTATGCAGAGGAAAACATTGTTGCAAAAGATGTGTATTTTGATGGTATTGATGGGGTTGGTGGCTTTGCGGTGATTCCAAAAAGTGAGATAAGATTTAATGCAAATAATGGTGGTTTTACTTCAGATAGCATTAAAGGCATGGGACATTCTAATATCTTTGTTAATACAAAAAAAGATATAGTGGTAGGGAATGTCGGCTTTGCCGTTGATATTTGTATCACTCAAGCTTGTGCGGGTTGGATAGAGCTAAATAGTAAAGAGGGTGATGTCATCGTAAAAAGTGTAACTGGTGGCACAGCGAATGAAAGCGGTATTGGCTCATTTAATACACTTCAAATCAAAGGCAATAACTTCTATGCTGGTAAAGTGGAAGCAATCTCTTTGGTTACTTCGCTAAATAATAGCTATCTTGACTTGACAGGTGTAAAAAACACTACTTTCATTGATGATTTGCAATTTAGAAATGGCACACTCAAAGCAAAAAACTTTCACTTTAATAACTTCACTGTGTGGAAAGCAAATGCAAATCGTGTAGGCTTTGAGCATCCAACTGATGGCAGTGCATATACAACCGTGAGTGAAAATATCGGTAAAAGCTTCATCAATAATCTGTCAATGGAAATAGGCACAAGTCATACAGCAGATTCTGCGGCTTTGTGGTTTAAAGGTGGCGGTGATATCCTAAATATCAACTTCGTTGCTGCAAGACCTACAAGCTATATAAACTTTGGGGATATTAAACAAGTAAATATCAATGAACTGAGTGCAATGGAAGCTGATATTTACATGAAAACCGGTATCTTTAACACCATTACAAACAAAAAAGGACAGACAATCATCACAAACGGCGCTTCAAAAATCACGGCTAACGCCCTAAATGTCAATGAGCTTTTACACTTAAAAGACTCAAGTAAGCATAGTGGTGTTATGAAAATTGAGCTAAATGGCAGTGAAGAGATAAAACAGGAATTTGACAAATACCTAAATGTTGGCATAGATTCTAAAGATTTAAAAAATATGAGTGGGAGTGAAATAGCTGAAATCATTAAAAAAGCCGAATCAAACGGCGGTGCAAACAATAATGGCACTAAAGCAGAAGACTACAAAAACGCAAGTGGCACATATATCACAACAAGTGATGGCAAACATTATCTAGTCTTACCAGATATTATGACAAATGAGAATATTCAAAATAGCACAGGGCAAGTTGCAAATGGTGGTAATATCTTAATAGAGCAAACCGAACTCACAAAAGGTGCATTAAATAACTATGGAAAGATTCTCATAGATGATGGCTTTGTAGATGGAAATAAACCGACACTCTATCTCACAGGTAATCTCAATAACTATAATACAATAGATATGGGAGCAAATGGACATATATAGAAGTAACAGGAAACTTTAATAACAAAGGTAAAATCCTTTTTAGCATTCAAGCAAATCCAAGTGATTCTAATAATGAAATAAAAAATGCAAGTATGAAAATTACTGGTAAAGCAACACTAGACATATCACCCGGAAGCACAGGGGCATTACAAGCAGATATAGCAGATTCTAAGACTTTAGCAAGTATAAGCAGTCAGCTTAATAACAAAGGCGACAAAGGTGTAGAATACAAATTAATCACAGCAGAATCCATAAGCTACACCTACACACAAGGGGATTATACGACTACTTTTGAAAAAGACAAAGATAAAACAACCATAAGCACAACACATAAAGACGGCAACAGCGGTTGCAAGAACAATAACTGCCAAACAGGAAGCAATGGCAATACAAAACAAGAAACCGACTTCACAACAAATGGCAAAGATAATCCATGGGATATGGATAAAGCCCAAACAGATTCTAATGGCAATGTAGTAGAAAATGGCATAGGCTCTACTGATAATGAAGGCAATCTCATACAAAAGCCAAGCCAGCAAGATAAACAAGAAGAATGCAAGAAAGATGGTTATTGCGGCTTTGGTAATGATAAGAATGCTACTGAAGCAGACAGAGGCTATGACTACGCACAGCAAAAGATGAAAAATAGCTTTTCACTCACTTATAAAGGTGGTAGCATAGATGGTAAATATATCGATATAGAAAAAGTGGTAACAGATAAAGAGATAGGCTTTAAAATCAATAAAGTAGATATTAATAACTTTATAGAAGGCAATACAGAAAAGCCTTTATGTAATGCAGAATCTAGCACATTTGATTGTGCCTTGTATATGGAAGCAGGTGGGAATAACTCATGGATAAATGCTATTAAAAAAGAGAGTGCAAATAGCTATGAGATTCTAAAAAATCTATTCTATGATGATAAATCTTCACTTGTGTTTTTAATAAACCTAGACCAAACTCTAGCTGCTTCAAGAAATCTAGATTATTTCCTAGAAGTAGGAAGGACTCTAGATACAGCAATAGATCATGTCTCAAACCTAGAGAATAAAGCATCAACACTTCATACACTTACACTATCAATGGAGAGTGCAAAGCTAAATCGTCTAGCAAGAGTAGCTAGCATTCATGGGAGTGCTAGTAGCTATATTGCTATGCAGAACTATCAAAAGAATTTAGAAGCAGCGTTGAGGGAAGCAGAGAAACTAAAACTAGCAAGTCTAGATTCTAATACAAACACAAGAATAGCAGCTATTAATAATATAGTAAGTGGTAATACAAATAGTAATGCAGTTTAT
Proteins encoded:
- a CDS encoding autotransporter outer membrane beta-barrel domain-containing protein, with protein sequence MKITGKATLDISPGSTGALQADIADSKTLASISSQLNNKGDKGVEYKLITAESISYTYTQGDYTTTFEKDKDKTTISTTHKDGNSGCKNNNCQTGSNGNTKQETDFTTNGKDNPWDMDKAQTDSNGNVVENGIGSTDNEGNLIQKPSQQDKQEECKKDGYCGFGNDKNATEADRGYDYAQQKMKNSFSLTYKGGSIDGKYIDIEKVVTDKEIGFKINKVDINNFIEGNTEKPLCNAESSTFDCALYMEAGGNNSWINAIKKESANSYEILKNLFYDDKSSLVFLINLDQTLAASRNLDYFLEVGRTLDTAIDHVSNLENKASTLHTLTLSMESAKLNRLARVASIHGSASSYIAMQNYQKNLEAALREAEKLKLASLDSNTNTRIAAINNIVSGNTNSNAVYRSSVATLASSSNPKGATDIQTDIGHGVQNNTQYAMQNTQNANNGVTDIQSDITTDNNSNEVWFDTLADLIMRFNNREEYPNHAWVNMLGNLNFSKTGTAQLYGFNAGYDYFVDKLQTAFGAYGGYGYGTFNGNNNGFTSNNSNNVFAGIYTRTFIENHEIDVTLNTAFSFTNERQGSQIPNFDLLNLFGDGYAYTLSNVELNATYGYAFLMKKGYIVKPFAGLSYYVLGSTNFKRDDNTKPIFAMNTDDNIRQTISVNIGIDGRKYFANQSYIFIVAQLKQDAIILQNNVDSSGTTTTSIGNIGDSVNNFNMRYKAQGYKSYVFLTGGGEYSFGRWYLNGSLSLQSSVFDKNFGLGFNIGGRVVF
- the ruvA gene encoding Holliday junction branch migration protein RuvA, encoding MIVRLKGNIEKLLPTGVELEVSGVTYMVEISLLTSAALQNKTHVTLEIAEIIREDSHLLYGFETRREREVFLQLLKVNGVGAKIALMILSSYSVEQFLAIVQTNNLAALKSVKGIGAKVAGKIMLELAGYTQSIQTPNNVNVQLAHEALVALGFKDTQITQALQGLSNEILQMPPNDMVKAILQTLGKS